The following coding sequences are from one Gadus macrocephalus chromosome 3, ASM3116895v1 window:
- the lrrtm1 gene encoding leucine-rich repeat transmembrane neuronal protein 1 encodes MLMDFLLIGLYLKWPLRKPTGLILVSLGLLLRTAAQAEGGCPRQCRCDSKLLYCEGLNLTDIPRNLSSAMGLSMRENNLTELREGHLAGLAQLTWLYLDHNNIDLVEEGAFDRLRRVKELDLSSNRIESLPNATFRPLPNLRILDLSYNRLQALEPDLFHGLRKLTNLHLRYNALKFVPVRIFQDCRSMQFLDLGYNQLQSLARNSFAGLFKLTELHLEHNELVKVNLAHFPRLSALRTLYMHNNRAAIMVSTLDWTWQYLEKIDLSGNEIEYIEPHVFESTPHLKVLMLDSNRLSAVEPRILDSWASLDSITLAGNDWECNRNVCALASWLSAFRGQRDSTLMCSSPDIAQGEDVLDAVYAFQLCEDPPSEVTTAGPYASTRDRARGSGGGVLVGPFTLGPYEGKGGESATGSFTEPAGGDMDDLESTMQIHKVVTGTMALIFSFLIVVLMLYVAWKCFPAGIRQLRQCFTSQRRKQKQKQSMQQMAAISTPEYYVDYKPNHIEGALVIINEYGSCTCQQPASRECEV; translated from the coding sequence ATGCTGATGGATTTCCTCCTAATTGGTCTGTATTTAAAGTGGCCACTGAGGAAACCAACGGGGCTGATACTGGTTTCTCTGGGCCTGCTCCTGCGGACGGCGGCCCAGGCGGAGGGGGGCTGTCCGAGGCAGTGCCGCTGCGACAGCAAGCTGCTGTACTGCGAGGGGCTCAACCTCACCGACATCCCCCGCAACCTGAGCAGCGCCATGGGCCTGTCCATGCGGGAGAACAACCTGACGGAGCTGCGCGAGGGCCACCTGGCCGGCCTGGCGCAGCTCACCTGGCTCTACCTGGACCACAACAACATCGACCTGGTGGAGGAAGGCGCCTTCGATAGGCTGCGGCGGGTCaaggagctggacctgagcaGCAATCGCATCGAGAGCCTGCCCAACGCCACCTTCAGGCCCCTCCCCAACCTCCGCATCCTGGATCTATCGTACAACCGGCTGCAAGCCCTGGAGCCCGACCTGTTCCACGGCCTGAGGAAGCTGACTAATTTGCATCTGCGCTACAATGCTCTGAAATTTGTGCCTGTGCGGATCTTTCAGGACTGCAGGAGCATGCAGTTCCTGGACCTGGGATACAACCAGCTACAGAGCCTGGCGCGGAACTCCTTCGCCGGGCTGTTCAAGCTCACAGAGCTGCATCTGGAGCACAACGAGCTGGTGAAAGTCAACCTGGCCCACTTCCCCCGCCTGAGCGCCCTGCGTACTTTGTATATGCACAACAACCGCGCCGCCATCATGGTGAGCACCCTGGACTGGACCTGGCAGTACCTGGAAAAGATTGACTTGTCGGGCAACGAGATCGAGTACATCGAGCCCCACGTGTTCGAGAGCACCCCCCACCTGAAGGTGCTCATGCTGGACTCCAACCGGCTGAGTGCCGTGGAGCCGCGCATACTGGACTCCTGGGCCTCCCTGGATAGTATCACCTTGGCGGGGAACGACTGGGAGTGCAACCGCAACGTGTGCGCCCTGGCCTCCTGGCTGAGCGCCTTCCGGGGCCAGCGGGACAGCACCCTCATGTGCTCCAGCCCGGACATCGCCCAGGGGGAGGACGTGCTGGACGCCGTTTACGCCTTCCAGCTCTGCGAGGACCCCCCCTCGGAGGTCACCACGGCGGGGCCCTACGCCTCCACGCGGGACCGGGCCcggggcagcggcggcggcgtcctggtggGGCCCTTCACCCTTGGCCCCTACGAGGGCAAGGGCGGGGAGTCGGCGACGGGCTCCTTCACGGAGCCCGCCGGCGGCGACATGGACGACCTGGAGAGCACCATGCAGATCCACAAGGTGGTGACGGGCACCATGGCGCTCATCTTCTCCTTCCTCATCGTGGTGCTCATGCTCTACGTGGCCTGGAAGTGCTTCCCGGCCGGGATCAGGCAGCTGCGGCAGTGCTTCACCAGCCAGCGGCGcaagcagaagcagaagcagagCATGCAGCAAATGGCTGCCATCTCCACACCGGAGTACTACGTTGACTATAAACCCAACCACATCGAGGGGGCCCTGGTCATCATCAACGAGTACGGCTCCTGTACATGCCAGCAGCCCGCTTCTAGGGAGTGTGAGGTTTGA